Proteins from a genomic interval of Bacteroidales bacterium:
- a CDS encoding FAD-dependent oxidoreductase, whose product VEIKYNEPIISNDAVVELLNKGYDAVFLGNGLSKAFELGFLKKFDNAVNYIDFLREIKIDHNKWNLKGKNVVVIGGGSVAIDSAVSAKAAGAKKVYLIALEQLDEMPADKEEINLAQIMHIIFKAGSEVTDAMSKNNRIVSLQGTEVEWKTPGNFSPENIRNIDGTAFTLRVDLIIQAIGTAAGAETPIIAKGLQTKAKGIVEVNENFETNLPGIYAGGDLVNGGATVVQAVGEGKKAARSIHNYLSLGRNNQ is encoded by the coding sequence GTCGAAATAAAATATAACGAACCCATCATATCCAATGACGCTGTTGTCGAACTTCTCAACAAAGGCTATGACGCTGTTTTTCTCGGAAATGGTCTTTCAAAAGCATTTGAACTTGGATTCCTGAAAAAATTTGACAATGCAGTCAATTACATTGATTTCCTCAGAGAGATTAAAATTGATCACAACAAATGGAATTTGAAGGGTAAAAATGTAGTTGTGATTGGCGGCGGCAGTGTAGCCATTGATTCGGCAGTATCAGCAAAAGCCGCCGGTGCAAAGAAAGTTTACCTGATTGCACTCGAACAACTTGACGAAATGCCCGCTGATAAAGAGGAAATCAATCTCGCCCAAATCATGCACATTATTTTTAAGGCTGGTTCGGAGGTTACAGATGCGATGTCCAAAAACAATAGGATTGTTTCTCTTCAGGGCACTGAAGTGGAATGGAAAACACCAGGAAATTTCTCACCGGAGAATATTCGTAACATTGATGGAACAGCTTTTACACTCAGAGTTGACTTGATAATTCAGGCTATTGGCACTGCAGCCGGCGCTGAGACACCGATTATTGCCAAAGGATTGCAAACTAAGGCCAAAGGAATTGTGGAGGTAAACGAAAATTTTGAAACCAATCTGCCGGGAATTTATGCTGGTGGAGATTTGGTTAATGGAGGCGCCACGGTGGTTCAGGCTGTTGGCGAAGGAAAAAAAGCTGCCCGAAGTATTCACAATTATTTAAGCTTAGGGAGGAACAACCAATGA